In Streptomyces sp. NBC_01551, one DNA window encodes the following:
- a CDS encoding Ig-like domain-containing protein translates to MKHSPRLWTVLSCSLLVASLGAGATACGSSADNPLSARPYDAGDKIAFNQVAGTRPVDHSRPLEVTAKSGGGRITDVTAVDTHGRRLAGELSATGDRWHSTVPMAAGVRYTVIVGTEDERGAPGQRTLTFDTTPAKGVLKVEFGPEEGKYGVGQPLTAELNEPVKDKAARAIVERGLIVDAPPGVVGNWYWVDDKTLHYRPKDYWPAHSTVSVRSNLEGIKVTDELYGAAAKPVTLEIGDRVEVTTDASSHYLEFKRNGEVINTIPVTTGKPGFSTRNGVKVVLGKQYFVQMRGDTVGIGGSEYYNLPVYYATRVTWSGEYVHAAPWSVGSQGYENVSHGCTGMSTGNAAWFYENITEGDIVKVINSIGDDMDNFGNGYGDWNLDWKDWREGSVLLKGTEEGRSALDQARLRPQV, encoded by the coding sequence ATGAAGCACTCACCGCGTCTTTGGACGGTACTCAGCTGCTCCCTGCTGGTCGCGTCCCTCGGGGCCGGCGCCACCGCATGCGGGTCGTCCGCCGACAACCCGCTGTCCGCCCGCCCGTACGACGCGGGCGACAAGATCGCCTTCAACCAGGTCGCCGGCACCCGCCCCGTGGACCACAGCCGGCCCCTGGAGGTCACCGCCAAGAGCGGTGGCGGCCGGATCACCGACGTCACCGCCGTGGACACCCACGGCCGCCGCCTGGCGGGCGAGCTGTCCGCCACCGGGGACCGCTGGCACAGCACCGTCCCGATGGCCGCCGGTGTCCGCTACACCGTCATCGTGGGCACGGAGGACGAACGCGGCGCTCCAGGGCAGCGCACGCTCACGTTCGACACCACCCCGGCCAAGGGGGTCCTCAAGGTCGAATTCGGCCCGGAGGAGGGCAAATACGGCGTCGGACAGCCGCTCACCGCCGAACTCAACGAGCCCGTCAAGGACAAGGCCGCCCGCGCGATCGTGGAACGCGGCCTGATCGTCGACGCGCCGCCCGGAGTCGTCGGCAACTGGTACTGGGTGGACGACAAGACGCTGCACTATCGCCCGAAGGACTACTGGCCCGCGCACAGCACTGTCTCCGTACGGAGCAATCTGGAGGGCATCAAGGTCACCGACGAGCTCTACGGCGCCGCGGCCAAGCCGGTGACGCTGGAGATCGGCGACCGCGTCGAGGTCACCACCGACGCCTCCTCGCACTACCTGGAGTTCAAGCGCAACGGAGAAGTGATCAACACCATTCCGGTGACCACCGGCAAGCCCGGCTTCTCCACCCGCAACGGGGTCAAGGTGGTCCTCGGCAAGCAGTACTTCGTCCAGATGCGCGGCGACACCGTCGGCATCGGCGGCAGCGAGTACTACAACCTGCCGGTGTACTACGCCACCCGGGTGACATGGAGCGGTGAATACGTGCACGCCGCGCCGTGGTCCGTCGGCTCCCAGGGCTACGAGAACGTCAGCCACGGCTGCACCGGCATGAGCACCGGGAACGCCGCCTGGTTCTACGAGAACATCACCGAGGGCGACATCGTCAAGGTGATCAACAGCATCGGCGACGACATGGACAACTTCGGCAACGGCTACGGCGACTGGAACCTGGACTGGAAGGACTGGCGCGAGGGCAGCGTGCTGCTCAAGGGCACCGAGGAAGGCCGCAGCGCGCTCGACCAGGCGCGCCTGCGCCCGCAGGTCTGA
- the coxB gene encoding cytochrome c oxidase subunit II, which translates to MSPYGSDRSPRRPMRRKLLQALTAGAVLATATGCSYNWQDFPRLGMPYPVTEEAPRILSLWQGSWAAALITGILVWGLIIWSVIFHRRSRTKVEVPPQTRYNMPIEALYTVVPLIIVSVLFYFTARDESKLLALTPKPAHTINVIGYQWSWGFNYIENVDGDAATPKAGEVPKELASIPDRFTKDFPAGAEGVYTQGVPGERNPDTNNPGPTLYLPKGEKVRFILSSNDVIHSFWVVPFLFKQDVIPGHTNVFEVTPSQEGTFVGKCAELCGVDHSRMLFNVKVVSPEEYRAHLKELAEKGQTGFLPAGIKQTDPARNAEVNKL; encoded by the coding sequence GTGAGTCCCTACGGCTCCGACCGCTCGCCGCGGCGCCCGATGCGGCGGAAGCTGCTCCAGGCGCTGACTGCGGGCGCGGTCCTGGCGACCGCCACTGGTTGCTCGTACAACTGGCAAGACTTCCCCCGCCTCGGAATGCCCTATCCGGTCACGGAGGAGGCGCCTCGCATCCTGTCCCTGTGGCAGGGGTCGTGGGCAGCTGCCCTCATCACGGGCATCCTGGTCTGGGGCCTGATCATCTGGAGCGTCATCTTCCACCGGCGCAGCCGGACGAAGGTGGAGGTCCCTCCGCAGACCCGGTACAACATGCCCATCGAGGCGCTGTACACCGTGGTCCCGCTCATCATCGTCTCGGTGCTCTTCTACTTCACCGCGCGTGACGAGTCGAAGCTCCTCGCCCTCACCCCCAAGCCGGCGCACACGATCAACGTGATCGGCTACCAGTGGAGCTGGGGCTTCAACTACATCGAGAACGTCGACGGTGACGCCGCGACCCCGAAGGCGGGCGAGGTTCCCAAGGAGCTCGCCTCCATCCCGGACCGCTTCACCAAGGACTTCCCGGCGGGCGCCGAGGGTGTCTACACCCAGGGCGTCCCCGGCGAGCGCAACCCGGACACCAACAACCCGGGCCCGACCCTCTACCTGCCCAAGGGTGAGAAGGTCCGCTTCATCCTGTCGTCGAACGACGTCATCCACTCCTTCTGGGTGGTGCCCTTCCTGTTCAAGCAGGACGTCATCCCGGGCCACACCAACGTCTTCGAGGTCACGCCCAGCCAGGAAGGCACCTTCGTCGGCAAGTGCGCCGAGCTGTGCGGTGTCGACCACTCCCGGATGCTCTTCAACGTGAAGGTCGTCTCGCCGGAGGAGTACCGGGCGCACCTGAAGGAACTGGCGGAGAAGGGCCAGACCGGCTTCCTCCCCGCCGGCATCAAGCAGACCGACCCGGCCCGGAATGCGGAAGTGAACAAACTGTGA
- a CDS encoding cysteine desulfurase/sulfurtransferase TusA family protein: MPYFDTASAAPMHPVARQALLAALDEGWSDPARLYREGRRARLLLDAAREAAAEAVGARPDELVFTPSGTHAVHSGIAGALAGRRRVGGHLVVSAVEHSSVLHAAETHAAAGGTVTEVPVGRTGAVAADGYAAALTATTALACLQSANHEVGTVQPVAEVAEVCGAAGVPLLVDAAQSLGWGPVAGAWSILTGSAHKWGGPPGVGLLVVRKGVRFSPQGPADERESGRSPGFANLPAIVAAAASLRAVRAEADAEAARLRVLVDRIRRRVARLVPDVEVVGDAERRLPHLVTFSCLYVDGETLLHELDRAGYSVSSGSSCTSSTLTPSHVLRAMGVLSEGNVRVSLPAGTTAEEVNGFLEVLPGVVAGVRAELGVAEPEPAAPVAESVELDALGLRCPQPVIELARAIGTVPVGGTVTVLSDDEVARLDIPAWCAMRGHAYLGESPRPEGVAYAVRRLL, translated from the coding sequence ATGCCCTACTTCGACACCGCGTCCGCCGCCCCGATGCATCCCGTGGCCCGTCAGGCGCTGCTGGCCGCCCTGGACGAGGGGTGGTCGGACCCGGCCCGGCTCTACCGGGAGGGGCGGCGGGCCAGACTGCTGCTGGACGCCGCGCGGGAGGCGGCCGCCGAGGCGGTGGGCGCTCGCCCCGACGAGCTCGTGTTCACTCCTTCGGGGACGCACGCGGTTCACTCGGGCATCGCGGGGGCGCTCGCGGGGCGGCGCCGCGTCGGCGGGCATCTCGTCGTATCGGCGGTCGAGCACAGTTCCGTACTGCACGCGGCCGAGACCCACGCGGCGGCCGGCGGCACGGTCACGGAGGTCCCGGTCGGCCGGACCGGCGCGGTCGCGGCCGACGGGTACGCGGCCGCGCTGACGGCGACGACGGCGCTGGCGTGCCTGCAGTCCGCCAACCACGAGGTGGGCACGGTGCAGCCGGTGGCCGAGGTGGCGGAGGTCTGCGGGGCGGCCGGGGTGCCGCTGCTCGTGGACGCGGCGCAGTCGCTGGGGTGGGGGCCGGTGGCAGGGGCCTGGTCGATCCTGACGGGCAGCGCGCACAAGTGGGGCGGCCCGCCCGGGGTCGGCCTGCTGGTGGTGCGCAAGGGGGTGCGCTTCTCGCCCCAAGGCCCGGCGGACGAGCGGGAGTCGGGGCGCTCCCCCGGCTTCGCGAACCTCCCGGCGATCGTCGCGGCGGCGGCGTCGCTGCGGGCCGTACGGGCGGAGGCGGACGCGGAGGCGGCCCGGCTGCGGGTGCTGGTGGACCGGATCCGGCGGCGGGTGGCGCGGCTGGTGCCGGACGTGGAGGTGGTGGGCGACGCGGAGCGGCGGCTGCCGCACCTGGTCACCTTCTCCTGCCTGTACGTGGACGGCGAGACCCTGTTGCACGAGCTGGACCGGGCGGGGTACTCGGTGTCCTCGGGGTCCTCGTGCACCAGCTCGACCCTGACCCCGAGTCATGTGCTGCGGGCGATGGGGGTGCTGTCGGAGGGGAACGTCCGGGTCTCGCTGCCGGCCGGGACCACGGCGGAGGAGGTCAACGGCTTCCTGGAGGTGCTGCCGGGGGTGGTGGCGGGGGTGCGGGCGGAGCTGGGGGTGGCGGAGCCGGAGCCGGCGGCGCCGGTGGCGGAGTCCGTGGAGCTGGACGCGCTGGGGCTGCGGTGCCCCCAGCCGGTGATCGAGCTGGCCCGGGCCATCGGCACGGTCCCGGTGGGCGGGACCGTGACCGTCCTGTCGGACGACGAGGTCGCGCGGCTGGACATCCCGGCGTGGTGCGCGATGCGGGGCCACGCGTACCTGGGGGAATCCCCCCGCCCCGAGGGCGTGGCGTACGCCGTCCGCCGCCTGCTGTGA
- a CDS encoding cytochrome c oxidase subunit 4 → MKIQGKMFLWLSFFILIMAVVYGVWSKEPVGTTALFLAFGLSVMIGYYLAFTAKRVDEMAQDNLEADVADEAGELGFFSPHSWQPLSLAIGGALAFMGVVFGWWLMYFSAPVILVGLWGWVYEYYRGENQNQ, encoded by the coding sequence GTGAAGATCCAGGGCAAGATGTTCCTCTGGCTCTCCTTCTTCATCCTGATCATGGCCGTCGTGTACGGCGTGTGGTCGAAGGAGCCCGTAGGCACCACCGCGCTCTTCCTGGCCTTCGGCCTGAGCGTCATGATCGGCTACTACCTGGCCTTCACGGCCAAGCGCGTGGACGAGATGGCCCAGGACAACCTGGAGGCCGACGTCGCGGACGAGGCGGGCGAGCTGGGGTTCTTCTCCCCGCACAGCTGGCAGCCGCTCTCGCTGGCCATCGGTGGCGCACTCGCCTTCATGGGCGTCGTCTTCGGCTGGTGGCTCATGTACTTCTCGGCCCCGGTCATCCTGGTCGGTCTGTGGGGCTGGGTGTACGAGTACTACCGCGGTGAGAACCAGAACCAGTAG
- the erpA gene encoding iron-sulfur cluster insertion protein ErpA, whose product MSVQDDKTTVSDGILLSDAAAEKVRTLLEQEGREDLALRVAVQPGGCSGLRYQLFFDERSLDGDVVKDFDGVKVVTDRMSSPYLHGASIDFVDTIEKQGFTIDNPNATGSCACGDSFS is encoded by the coding sequence ATGTCCGTACAGGACGACAAGACCACCGTGAGCGACGGCATCCTCCTGTCCGACGCCGCCGCCGAGAAGGTCAGGACCCTGCTGGAGCAGGAAGGCCGTGAGGACCTGGCGCTGCGCGTCGCCGTCCAGCCCGGCGGCTGCTCCGGCCTGCGGTACCAGCTCTTCTTCGACGAGCGCTCCCTCGACGGCGACGTCGTGAAGGACTTCGACGGCGTGAAGGTCGTCACGGACCGGATGAGCTCCCCGTACCTGCACGGTGCCTCGATCGACTTCGTCGACACCATCGAGAAGCAGGGCTTCACGATCGACAACCCGAACGCCACCGGCTCCTGCGCCTGCGGCGACTCGTTCAGCTAA
- the ctaD gene encoding cytochrome c oxidase subunit I, translating to MSILNESQGAAADSYENELPVRRKQPGNVIVKWLTTTDHKTIGTMYLVTSFVFFLIGGLLALFMRAELARPGTQIMSNEQFNQAFTMHGTIMLLMFATPLFAGFANWIMPLQIGAPDVAFPRLNMFAYWLYLFGSTIAVAGFVTPNGAADFGWFAYSPLSDAVRSPGIGADMWIMGLAFSGFGTILGSVNFITTIICMRAPGMTMFRMPIFTWNVLLTGVLVLLAFPVLAAALFALEADRKFGAHVFDASNGGALLWQHLFWFFGHPEVYIIALPFFGIVSEIIPVFSRKPMFGYIGLIGATIAIAGLSVTVWAHHMYVTGGVLLPFFSFMTFLIAVPTGVKFFNWIGTMWKGSLSFETPMLWTIGFLVTFTFGGLTGVILASPPMDFHVSDSYFVVAHFHYVVFGTVVFAMFAGFHFWWPKFTGKMLDERLGKITFWTLFIGFHGTFLVQHWLGAEGMPRRYADYLAADGFTTLNTISTISSFLLGLSMLPFMYNVWKTAKYGKKIEVDDPWGYGRSLEWATSCPPPRHNFLTLPRIRSESPAFDLHHPEIAALDHLEDHSVPTKAVTGGKEAGK from the coding sequence GTGAGCATCCTCAACGAATCCCAGGGTGCCGCCGCCGACTCGTATGAGAACGAGCTGCCGGTGCGGCGCAAGCAGCCGGGCAACGTGATCGTGAAGTGGCTGACCACGACCGACCACAAGACCATCGGCACGATGTACCTGGTCACGTCGTTCGTGTTCTTCCTCATCGGCGGTCTCCTGGCGCTCTTCATGCGCGCCGAGCTGGCCCGTCCGGGCACGCAGATCATGTCGAACGAGCAGTTCAACCAGGCGTTCACCATGCATGGCACGATCATGCTGCTGATGTTCGCCACCCCGCTCTTCGCGGGCTTCGCGAACTGGATCATGCCGCTGCAGATCGGCGCGCCCGACGTGGCGTTCCCGCGGCTGAACATGTTCGCGTACTGGCTGTACCTCTTCGGCTCGACCATCGCGGTGGCCGGCTTCGTCACGCCGAACGGCGCCGCCGACTTCGGCTGGTTCGCCTACTCCCCGCTGTCGGACGCCGTCCGCTCGCCGGGCATCGGCGCCGACATGTGGATCATGGGTCTGGCCTTCTCCGGCTTCGGCACGATCCTCGGCTCGGTCAACTTCATCACCACGATCATCTGCATGCGCGCCCCCGGCATGACGATGTTCCGCATGCCGATCTTCACCTGGAACGTCCTGCTGACCGGTGTCCTGGTCCTGCTCGCCTTCCCGGTGCTCGCCGCCGCGCTCTTCGCGCTGGAGGCCGACCGCAAGTTCGGTGCGCACGTGTTCGACGCCTCGAACGGCGGGGCATTGCTCTGGCAACACCTCTTCTGGTTCTTCGGACACCCAGAGGTGTACATCATCGCGCTGCCGTTCTTCGGAATCGTTTCCGAGATCATCCCGGTCTTCTCCCGCAAGCCGATGTTCGGTTACATCGGTCTGATCGGTGCGACGATCGCGATCGCCGGCCTCTCCGTGACCGTGTGGGCCCACCACATGTACGTCACCGGCGGTGTGCTCCTGCCGTTCTTCTCCTTCATGACCTTCCTGATCGCGGTCCCGACCGGTGTGAAGTTCTTCAACTGGATCGGCACCATGTGGAAGGGCTCGCTGTCCTTCGAGACCCCGATGCTCTGGACGATCGGCTTCCTGGTCACCTTCACCTTCGGTGGTCTGACCGGCGTCATCCTGGCCTCGCCCCCGATGGACTTCCACGTCTCCGACTCGTACTTCGTCGTCGCGCACTTCCACTACGTCGTCTTCGGCACCGTGGTCTTCGCGATGTTCGCCGGCTTCCACTTCTGGTGGCCGAAGTTCACGGGCAAGATGCTGGACGAGCGCCTCGGCAAGATCACCTTCTGGACGCTGTTCATCGGCTTCCACGGCACGTTCCTGGTGCAGCACTGGCTGGGTGCCGAGGGCATGCCGCGTCGTTACGCGGACTACCTCGCCGCCGACGGCTTCACCACGCTGAACACGATCTCGACGATCAGCTCGTTCCTGCTGGGCCTGTCGATGCTGCCGTTCATGTACAACGTCTGGAAGACGGCCAAGTACGGCAAGAAGATCGAGGTCGACGACCCGTGGGGCTACGGCCGTTCGCTGGAGTGGGCGACGTCCTGCCCGCCGCCGCGGCACAACTTCCTCACCCTGCCGCGGATCCGTTCCGAATCCCCGGCGTTCGACCTGCACCACCCGGAGATCGCGGCCCTCGATCACCTCGAGGACCACAGCGTGCCCACCAAGGCAGTCACCGGTGGCAAGGAGGCCGGCAAGTGA
- a CDS encoding carbohydrate kinase family protein: MRIAVTGSIATDHLMTFPGRFADQLVADQLHTVSLSFLVDNLDVRRGGVGPNICFGMGQLGSRPILVGAAGYDFDEYRAWLDRHGVDTESVRISEVLHTARFVCTTDSDHNQIGSFYTGAMSEARLIELKAVADRVGGLDLVLIGADDPEAMLRHTEECRTRGIPFAADFSQQIARMDGDNIRTLMEGATYLFSNEYEKGLIESKSGWSDEQILAKVGTRVTTLGSRGVRIERVGEEPIVVGCPEETAKVDPTGVGDAFRAGFLTGLGWGVGLERAAQLGCMLATLVIETLGTQEYTLARAHFMERFTKAYGEPAASEVRAHLS; encoded by the coding sequence GTGCGTATCGCAGTCACCGGCTCCATCGCCACCGACCACCTCATGACCTTCCCCGGCCGTTTCGCCGACCAGCTGGTCGCGGACCAGCTGCACACGGTCTCCCTCTCCTTCCTTGTCGACAACCTCGACGTCCGCAGGGGCGGTGTGGGCCCGAACATCTGCTTCGGCATGGGACAGCTCGGCAGCCGCCCGATCCTCGTCGGTGCCGCGGGCTACGACTTCGACGAGTACCGGGCCTGGCTGGACCGGCACGGCGTCGACACCGAGTCGGTGCGGATCTCCGAGGTTCTGCACACCGCGCGCTTCGTGTGCACCACGGACTCCGACCACAACCAGATCGGCTCCTTCTACACGGGCGCGATGAGCGAGGCCCGGCTGATCGAGCTGAAGGCCGTCGCCGACCGGGTGGGCGGGCTGGACCTCGTCCTGATCGGCGCGGACGACCCCGAGGCGATGCTGCGCCACACCGAGGAGTGCCGGACCCGGGGGATCCCCTTCGCGGCCGACTTCTCGCAGCAGATCGCGCGGATGGACGGCGACAACATCCGCACCCTGATGGAGGGCGCGACGTACCTCTTCTCGAACGAGTACGAGAAGGGGCTCATCGAGTCGAAGTCCGGCTGGAGCGACGAGCAGATCCTGGCGAAGGTCGGCACCCGCGTGACCACGCTGGGCTCGCGGGGCGTGCGGATCGAGCGGGTCGGCGAAGAGCCGATCGTGGTCGGCTGCCCGGAGGAGACCGCGAAGGTCGACCCGACGGGTGTCGGCGACGCGTTCCGCGCCGGGTTCCTGACGGGGCTGGGCTGGGGCGTCGGCCTGGAGCGGGCGGCGCAGCTGGGCTGCATGCTGGCGACGCTGGTCATCGAGACCCTGGGCACCCAGGAGTACACCCTGGCCCGCGCCCACTTCATGGAGCGCTTCACCAAGGCCTACGGCGAGCCCGCCGCCTCCGAGGTCCGCGCCCACCTGTCGTAA
- a CDS encoding heme-copper oxidase subunit III → MSVVATATTVDTGHAHPTVNRPNLVSVGTIIWLSSELMFFAALFAMYFTLRSVTGAEYWTEQASALNLPFSATNTTILVLSSLTCQLGVFAAERGDVKKLRTWFIITFVMGAIFIGGQVFEYTELVKHEGMSLSSGPYGSVFYLTTGFHGLHVTGGLIAFLLVLGRTYAAKRFTHEQATSAIVVSYYWHFVDVVWIGLFATIYLIK, encoded by the coding sequence ATGTCGGTCGTGGCGACAGCAACGACAGTAGATACCGGGCACGCGCACCCGACGGTCAACCGGCCGAACCTCGTCAGCGTCGGAACCATCATCTGGTTGAGTTCCGAGCTGATGTTCTTCGCGGCCCTCTTCGCGATGTACTTCACCCTGCGATCCGTGACGGGCGCCGAGTACTGGACAGAGCAGGCCTCGGCCTTGAATCTGCCCTTCTCGGCGACGAACACCACGATCCTGGTGCTCTCCTCGCTCACCTGCCAGCTCGGCGTGTTCGCCGCCGAGCGCGGTGACGTGAAGAAGCTCCGGACGTGGTTCATCATCACGTTCGTCATGGGTGCGATCTTCATTGGCGGCCAGGTGTTCGAGTACACCGAGCTGGTCAAGCACGAGGGCATGAGCCTCTCGTCCGGTCCGTACGGCTCGGTGTTCTACCTGACCACCGGCTTCCACGGTCTGCACGTGACGGGCGGTCTCATCGCCTTCCTGCTGGTCCTCGGCCGGACGTACGCGGCCAAGAGGTTCACCCACGAACAGGCCACGTCGGCCATCGTCGTGTCCTACTACTGGCACTTCGTCGATGTCGTCTGGATCGGCCTCTTCGCCACGATCTACCTGATCAAGTAG
- a CDS encoding c-type cytochrome: protein MKKLSARRRHPLAAVVVLLFALAVTGGLYAAFAPAGNAQADETAQSLAIEEGKKLYAVGCASCHGTGGQGSSDGPSLVGVGAAAVDFQVSTGRMPAQQPGAQVPKKPVIYTQAQTDQLAAYIASLGAGPSTPTEKQYDPAGADIAKGGELFRNNCAQCHNFTGEGGALTNGKYAPNLEDVSPKHIYEAMLTGPQNMPSFPDSTMPEKQKKDIIAYLQNVNGEKSTSPGGLKLGGLGPVSEGLFGWIFGLGALIAVAVWVAAHTAKAKKS from the coding sequence GTGAAAAAGCTCTCCGCACGACGACGCCATCCGCTGGCGGCGGTCGTCGTTCTACTCTTCGCGCTGGCGGTCACTGGGGGGCTGTACGCCGCCTTCGCGCCCGCGGGCAATGCGCAGGCCGACGAAACCGCCCAGTCCCTCGCCATCGAGGAGGGCAAGAAGCTCTACGCCGTGGGTTGCGCAAGCTGCCACGGAACCGGCGGTCAGGGTTCCTCTGACGGCCCGAGCCTGGTCGGCGTCGGCGCTGCGGCCGTCGACTTCCAGGTGAGCACGGGCCGCATGCCCGCCCAGCAGCCCGGCGCCCAGGTGCCGAAGAAGCCCGTCATCTACACCCAGGCCCAGACGGACCAGCTGGCCGCCTACATCGCCTCCCTCGGCGCCGGCCCCAGCACGCCGACCGAGAAGCAGTACGACCCGGCGGGTGCCGACATCGCCAAGGGTGGTGAGCTGTTCCGCAACAACTGCGCGCAGTGCCACAACTTCACCGGCGAGGGCGGCGCACTGACGAACGGCAAGTACGCCCCCAACCTTGAGGACGTCTCGCCGAAGCACATCTACGAGGCCATGCTCACCGGCCCGCAGAACATGCCCTCCTTCCCGGACAGCACCATGCCGGAGAAGCAGAAGAAGGACATCATCGCGTACCTCCAGAACGTGAACGGCGAGAAGTCGACCAGCCCCGGTGGCCTGAAGCTCGGTGGCCTCGGCCCCGTCTCCGAGGGTCTGTTCGGCTGGATCTTCGGTCTGGGTGCGCTGATCGCTGTCGCCGTCTGGGTCGCGGCCCACACCGCTAAGGCCAAGAAGTCATGA
- a CDS encoding ubiquinol-cytochrome c reductase iron-sulfur subunit, whose translation MSSQDIPEEKHLPSEQGDAHHGGVAVADDPFADPGLPVHKPRIQDIDERAAKRSERTVAMLFTLSMLATIGFIASYVTLPVDKIVFIFPIGKVSALNFALGMTLGTALFCIGAGAVHWARTLMSDVEVADERHAIAAPAEVKAKVLQDFADGANESGIGRRPLIRNTMLGALAMLPLSAVVILRDLGPLPEVKLRKTVWAKGKLLINQNTMEPLRPEDVAVGSLTFAMPEGLEEEQHDFQVQIAKAALMIVRIQPENIKDKKELEWSHDGIVAYSKICTHVGCPISLYEQQTHHVLCPCHQSTFDLSDGARVIFGPAGHALPQLRIGVNDEGFLEALGDFEEPVGPAFWERG comes from the coding sequence ATGAGTAGCCAAGACATTCCCGAAGAGAAGCACCTGCCGAGCGAGCAGGGCGACGCGCACCACGGTGGTGTCGCGGTGGCGGACGACCCGTTCGCCGACCCGGGCCTGCCGGTCCACAAGCCGCGCATCCAGGACATCGACGAGCGGGCCGCGAAGCGCTCCGAGCGCACCGTGGCCATGCTGTTCACGCTGTCGATGCTCGCCACGATCGGCTTCATCGCCTCCTACGTGACCCTCCCGGTCGACAAGATCGTTTTCATCTTCCCCATCGGGAAGGTGAGCGCGCTCAACTTCGCCCTGGGCATGACCCTGGGCACGGCCCTCTTCTGCATCGGCGCGGGCGCGGTCCACTGGGCCCGCACCCTGATGTCCGACGTGGAGGTCGCCGACGAGCGCCACGCGATCGCGGCGCCGGCGGAGGTCAAGGCGAAGGTCCTCCAGGACTTCGCCGACGGTGCGAACGAGTCCGGCATCGGCCGTCGCCCGCTGATCCGCAACACGATGCTCGGCGCGCTGGCCATGCTGCCGCTGTCCGCCGTCGTGATCCTGCGCGACCTGGGCCCGCTGCCCGAGGTCAAGCTCCGCAAGACGGTCTGGGCCAAGGGCAAGCTGCTCATCAACCAGAACACGATGGAGCCGCTGCGTCCCGAGGACGTGGCCGTCGGTTCGCTGACCTTCGCCATGCCGGAAGGCCTGGAGGAGGAGCAGCACGACTTCCAGGTCCAGATCGCCAAGGCCGCCCTGATGATCGTCCGTATCCAGCCGGAGAACATCAAGGACAAGAAGGAACTGGAGTGGTCCCACGACGGGATCGTGGCCTACTCCAAGATCTGTACCCACGTCGGCTGCCCGATCAGCCTGTACGAGCAGCAGACGCACCACGTGCTCTGCCCGTGCCACCAGTCCACCTTCGACCTCTCCGACGGCGCCCGAGTCATCTTCGGCCCGGCTGGTCACGCGCTTCCGCAGCTGCGGATCGGCGTCAATGACGAAGGTTTCCTCGAGGCGCTCGGCGACTTCGAAGAGCCCGTCGGTCCTGCATTCTGGGAGCGCGGATGA